From Streptomyces sp. NBC_00370, a single genomic window includes:
- a CDS encoding sugar ABC transporter ATP-binding protein — protein MAPAPPESVLLTMSGITKSFPGVRALDGVDLEVRAGEVHCLLGQNGAGKSTLIKVLAGAHQPNDGVITWRGEAVALKSPIAAMRLGIATIYQELDLVEGLSVAENIFLGHEPTSAGFVVRGREARKNAEALLKRLGHPEIQAHRTVGSLSAAQQQIVSMARALSHDVRLIVMDEPSAALDPDEVDNLFRIVATLIADGVAVVYISHRLEEIRRIGDRVTVLKDGKTVAVGLPAKETPTREIVALMTGRNVEYVFPEHQAAPPAATTEPVLRVEGLSREGEFAPVDLELRPGEIVGLAGLVGSGRSEILETIYGARKPSTGQVFVAGKPLRPGSVRAAVRAGIGLAPEERKAQGLLMLESVTRNVSVSTLSRFSRAGWLDRSAERSAAQAATRELSLRPDNPDARIRTLSGGNQQKAVLARWLLRGCRVLLLDEPTRGVDVGARAELYSVIRRLADDGLAVLLVSSEVPEVLGLADRVLVLREGQVVHRAPAEELDEHRVLDLVMEGSPTP, from the coding sequence ATGGCACCAGCACCACCCGAATCCGTACTGCTCACCATGTCCGGCATCACCAAGTCCTTCCCCGGAGTTCGCGCCCTCGACGGTGTGGACCTGGAGGTCAGGGCCGGCGAGGTGCACTGTCTGCTGGGCCAGAACGGCGCAGGCAAGTCCACACTCATCAAGGTGCTGGCCGGTGCCCACCAGCCCAACGACGGTGTGATCACCTGGCGCGGCGAAGCGGTCGCGCTCAAGTCACCCATCGCCGCCATGCGGCTCGGCATCGCCACCATCTACCAGGAACTCGACCTGGTGGAAGGGCTTTCGGTCGCCGAGAACATCTTCCTCGGCCATGAACCCACCAGCGCCGGGTTCGTCGTCAGGGGCCGGGAGGCCAGGAAGAACGCCGAGGCGCTGCTGAAGCGGCTCGGCCACCCGGAGATCCAGGCCCACCGCACCGTGGGCTCGCTCTCCGCGGCCCAGCAGCAGATCGTCTCCATGGCACGCGCGCTCTCCCACGACGTACGCCTCATCGTCATGGACGAACCGTCAGCGGCCCTCGACCCGGACGAAGTCGACAACCTGTTCCGGATCGTGGCCACTTTGATCGCCGACGGGGTCGCCGTCGTCTACATCTCCCACCGGCTGGAGGAGATCCGCCGCATCGGCGACCGGGTCACCGTGCTCAAGGACGGCAAGACCGTCGCCGTGGGGCTGCCGGCCAAGGAGACCCCGACCCGCGAGATCGTCGCCCTGATGACCGGACGGAACGTCGAGTACGTCTTCCCCGAGCACCAGGCGGCGCCCCCGGCCGCGACGACCGAGCCCGTCCTGCGGGTCGAAGGCCTGTCCAGGGAGGGCGAGTTCGCCCCCGTCGACCTCGAACTGCGGCCCGGCGAGATCGTCGGCCTCGCCGGACTCGTCGGCTCCGGGCGCTCCGAGATCCTGGAGACCATCTACGGTGCCCGCAAGCCGAGCACCGGTCAGGTCTTCGTCGCGGGCAAACCACTGCGCCCCGGCAGTGTGCGCGCAGCCGTACGGGCCGGCATCGGGCTCGCGCCCGAGGAACGCAAGGCCCAGGGCCTGCTGATGCTCGAATCCGTCACCCGCAACGTGTCGGTCTCGACCCTCTCCCGCTTCTCGCGGGCCGGCTGGCTCGACCGGTCGGCCGAGCGCTCGGCGGCCCAGGCGGCCACCAGGGAACTGTCCCTGCGCCCCGACAACCCGGACGCCCGGATCCGTACCCTCTCCGGCGGCAACCAGCAGAAGGCGGTACTCGCCCGCTGGCTGCTGCGCGGCTGCCGGGTCCTGCTCCTCGACGAACCCACCCGCGGTGTGGACGTCGGCGCGCGCGCCGAGCTCTACTCCGTGATCCGCCGGCTGGCCGACGACGGCCTCGCCGTACTGCTCGTCTCCAGCGAGGTCCCCGAAGTCCTGGGCCTCGCCGACCGGGTGCTGGTGCTCCGTGAAGGCCAGGTCGTCCACCGGGCGCCGGCCGAGGAGCTCGACGAACACCGTGTACTCGACCTTGTGATGGAAGGGAGCCCGACGCCATGA